In the Bacillota bacterium genome, one interval contains:
- the eno gene encoding phosphopyruvate hydratase, producing MYTTIVDIWAREILDSRANPTVEVDVVLADGSFGRAAVPSGASTGAREALELRDGDMNRYLGKGVLTAIANVNEVLAPELLGMDALDQVAVDNAMIALDGTESKSKLGANAILGVSLAVAQAAANSLGLPLYRYVGGPAARLLPVPMMNILNGGQHADNNVDIQEFMVVPAGAASFAESLRYGAEVFHTLRKVLKEKGLASGQGDEGGFAPDLCSNEEALKLLVMAIETAGYKPGQDVFLAIDVAASELYQDGRYVLAGEGKTLTASELVDYYAQFFERYPIISIEDGLAEDDWEGWQELTARLGSKLQLVGDDVFVTNTELLSRGIEQKVANSILIKVNQIGTLTETLAAIEMAKKAGYTAVVSHRSGETEDTAIADIVVATGTGQIKTGAPSRSERVAKYNQLLRIEEMLGENAVFSGHGAFHR from the coding sequence TTGTATACAACCATAGTTGATATTTGGGCCCGCGAAATATTAGATTCTCGCGCTAATCCCACTGTGGAAGTAGACGTGGTTTTGGCGGACGGGAGCTTCGGCCGGGCCGCAGTTCCGTCCGGAGCATCCACCGGAGCCCGGGAGGCATTGGAACTTCGAGACGGTGATATGAACCGCTACCTGGGGAAAGGGGTGCTGACAGCTATAGCCAATGTCAACGAGGTCTTGGCCCCCGAACTTCTAGGCATGGATGCCCTGGACCAGGTAGCAGTGGATAACGCTATGATCGCTTTAGACGGCACCGAAAGCAAGAGCAAGCTCGGAGCCAATGCCATTTTGGGAGTTTCCCTGGCAGTGGCTCAAGCGGCAGCCAATTCACTGGGCTTACCTCTGTATCGTTACGTAGGAGGCCCAGCGGCTCGACTGCTGCCGGTGCCTATGATGAACATATTAAACGGCGGCCAACATGCCGACAACAACGTGGACATTCAAGAGTTCATGGTTGTACCGGCCGGGGCGGCAAGTTTTGCCGAGTCTCTGCGCTATGGGGCAGAAGTCTTTCATACCCTAAGGAAGGTCCTCAAAGAAAAAGGCCTGGCCAGCGGCCAAGGCGATGAGGGCGGCTTTGCGCCAGATCTATGCTCGAACGAAGAGGCCCTTAAATTATTGGTCATGGCCATCGAGACAGCCGGGTATAAACCCGGACAGGATGTTTTTCTGGCCATCGATGTGGCGGCCTCAGAGCTGTACCAAGACGGCCGCTATGTTCTGGCCGGAGAAGGGAAAACCCTGACCGCATCGGAGCTGGTGGACTACTATGCCCAGTTCTTTGAGCGCTATCCCATAATCTCCATTGAGGATGGCCTGGCGGAAGACGACTGGGAAGGCTGGCAAGAGCTCACAGCCCGGCTGGGGTCCAAGCTGCAGCTGGTGGGCGATGACGTGTTTGTAACCAACACTGAACTGCTCAGCCGGGGTATTGAGCAAAAGGTAGCCAATTCTATTTTGATCAAGGTTAACCAGATCGGCACTTTAACCGAAACCTTGGCGGCCATTGAAATGGCGAAAAAAGCTGGGTACACCGCCGTTGTCTCACACCGTTCCGGCGAGACCGAAGATACCGCCATTGCCGATATCGTAGTGGCAACCGGGACCGGGCAAATAAAGACCGGGGCGCCGTCGCGCTCCGAGCGGGTGGCTAAGTACAATCAGTTACTCCGGATTGAGGAGATGCTAGGCGAGAATGCTGTCTTTTCCGGGCATGGAGCTTTTCACCGCTAA